In Kitasatospora sp. NA04385, a single genomic region encodes these proteins:
- a CDS encoding LURP-one-related/scramblase family protein, whose protein sequence is MGRKFVVKERLFAVGDDYWVEDEHGEKAFLVDGKVLRLRDTFELQDTAGNTVATIREKVLTVRDAMKIENADGDVVATVRKKLFTPFHDKYHVELENGGEYEVHGDLLDKEYTVKGDGHRLAEVSRKWFRIRDTYGVEIEDGVDVPLMIAVAVCLDRLVEHND, encoded by the coding sequence ATGGGTCGGAAGTTCGTGGTCAAGGAGCGGCTCTTCGCGGTCGGCGACGACTACTGGGTCGAGGACGAGCACGGCGAGAAGGCGTTCCTGGTGGACGGCAAGGTGCTGCGCCTGCGCGACACCTTCGAACTGCAGGACACCGCGGGCAACACGGTCGCCACCATCCGGGAGAAGGTGCTGACCGTCCGCGACGCGATGAAGATCGAGAACGCGGACGGGGACGTGGTCGCGACCGTCCGCAAGAAGCTGTTCACCCCGTTCCACGACAAGTACCACGTGGAGCTGGAGAACGGCGGCGAGTACGAGGTCCACGGGGACCTGCTCGACAAGGAGTACACCGTCAAGGGCGACGGCCACCGCCTCGCCGAGGTCTCCCGCAAGTGGTTCCGGATCCGCGACACCTACGGCGTGGAGATCGAGGACGGCGTCGACGTCCCGCTGATGATCGCCGTCGCGGTCTGCCTGGACCGCCTGGTCGAGCACAACGACTGA
- a CDS encoding adenylosuccinate synthase, which translates to MPALVLVGAQWGDEGKGKATDLLGGSVDYVVRYQGGNNAGHTVVIGDQKYALHLLPSGILSPNVVPVIGNGVVIDPGVLLSELKGLDERGIDTSKLLISGNAHLITPYHRTLDKVTERFLGKRRIGTTGRGIGPAYADKINRVGIRVQDLFDESILRQKIEAALHDKNQLLVKLYNRRAIPAELVLEEYLGYADKIKPYLADTTLVLDEALKADKVVLLEGGQGTLLDVDHGTYPFVTSSNPTSGGACTGSGIGPTKIDRVIGILKAYTTRVGSGPFPTELLDADGDALRRIGGERGVTTGRDRRCGWFDAVIARYATRVNGLTDFFLTKLDVLTGWEQIPVCVAYEIDGKRVEELPYNQSDFHHAKPVYENLPGWSEDISKAQTFGDLPKNAQAYVKALEEMSGAPISAIGVGPGRTETIQINSFL; encoded by the coding sequence GTGCCGGCACTCGTGCTCGTTGGTGCCCAGTGGGGAGACGAGGGCAAGGGGAAGGCCACCGACCTCCTCGGCGGCTCCGTCGACTACGTCGTCCGCTACCAGGGCGGCAACAACGCCGGTCACACGGTGGTCATCGGCGACCAGAAGTACGCCCTGCACCTGCTGCCCTCCGGCATCCTCAGCCCCAACGTCGTGCCGGTGATCGGCAACGGCGTGGTGATCGACCCGGGCGTGCTGCTCTCCGAGCTCAAGGGCCTGGACGAGCGCGGCATCGACACCTCGAAGCTGCTGATCTCGGGCAACGCGCACCTGATCACCCCGTACCACCGGACGCTGGACAAGGTCACCGAGCGCTTCCTCGGCAAGCGCCGGATCGGCACCACCGGCCGCGGCATCGGCCCCGCCTACGCCGACAAGATCAACCGGGTCGGCATCCGGGTCCAGGACCTGTTCGACGAGTCGATCCTGCGCCAGAAGATCGAAGCCGCGCTGCACGACAAGAACCAGCTGCTGGTCAAGCTCTACAACCGGCGCGCGATCCCGGCCGAGCTGGTGCTCGAGGAGTACCTGGGCTACGCCGACAAGATCAAGCCGTACCTGGCCGACACCACGCTCGTCCTGGACGAGGCGCTGAAGGCGGACAAGGTCGTCCTGCTGGAGGGCGGCCAGGGCACCCTGCTGGACGTCGACCACGGCACGTACCCGTTCGTCACCTCGTCGAACCCGACCTCGGGCGGCGCCTGCACCGGCTCCGGCATCGGCCCCACCAAGATCGACCGGGTCATCGGCATCCTCAAGGCGTACACCACCCGCGTCGGCTCGGGCCCGTTCCCGACCGAGCTGCTGGACGCCGACGGCGACGCGCTGCGCCGGATCGGCGGCGAGCGCGGCGTCACCACCGGCCGCGACCGGCGCTGCGGCTGGTTCGACGCGGTGATCGCCCGCTACGCGACCCGGGTCAACGGCCTGACCGACTTCTTCCTCACCAAGCTGGACGTGCTGACCGGCTGGGAGCAGATCCCGGTCTGCGTGGCGTACGAGATCGACGGCAAGCGGGTCGAGGAACTCCCGTACAACCAGTCGGACTTCCACCACGCGAAGCCGGTCTACGAGAACCTGCCCGGCTGGAGCGAGGACATCTCGAAGGCGCAGACCTTCGGCGACCTGCCGAAGAACGCCCAGGCGTACGTGAAGGCGCTGGAGGAGATGTCGGGCGCCCCGATCTCGGCGATCGGCGTCGGCCCCGGCCGGACCGAGACCATCCAGATCAACTCCTTCCTGTAG
- a CDS encoding aminoglycoside 3'-phosphotransferase, whose translation MTAHAPQGEVAVPSAVLALAAGAPIAAVWRNELHGLTFRLGDGPGRRFAKWAPAGSPADLAAEAERLGWARRFTTVPEVLELGADEHGSWLLTAGLPGSSAVDEAWKRDPATAVRAIGEGLRAFHEALPVADCPYDWSAPSRVARAVELRRPPEAWHPELRHHGTVDRALAVLADPPPVDRPVVCHGDACAPNTLIGDDGRFRGHVDLGALGTADRWADLAVASWSTVWNYGPGWELPLLAAYGVEPDTERLAYYRLLWDAT comes from the coding sequence ATGACCGCTCACGCGCCGCAGGGCGAGGTCGCCGTCCCGTCCGCCGTGCTCGCCCTGGCCGCGGGCGCGCCGATCGCCGCGGTGTGGCGCAACGAGCTGCACGGGCTGACGTTCCGGCTGGGGGACGGGCCGGGCCGCCGGTTCGCCAAGTGGGCGCCGGCCGGCAGCCCGGCGGACCTCGCGGCGGAGGCCGAACGGCTGGGCTGGGCACGGCGGTTCACCACCGTCCCCGAGGTGCTGGAGCTGGGTGCCGACGAGCACGGCAGCTGGCTGCTGACGGCCGGCCTGCCGGGCAGCTCGGCCGTGGACGAGGCGTGGAAGCGGGATCCGGCGACGGCCGTCCGGGCGATCGGCGAGGGCCTGCGCGCCTTCCACGAGGCGCTGCCGGTGGCCGACTGCCCGTACGACTGGTCGGCGCCGTCCCGGGTCGCCCGGGCCGTCGAGCTGCGCCGCCCGCCCGAGGCGTGGCACCCGGAGCTGCGCCACCACGGCACGGTGGACCGGGCGCTCGCCGTGCTGGCCGACCCGCCGCCGGTCGACCGCCCGGTGGTCTGCCACGGGGACGCCTGCGCGCCCAACACCCTGATCGGCGACGACGGCCGCTTCCGCGGCCACGTCGACCTGGGCGCCCTGGGCACCGCCGACCGCTGGGCCGACCTCGCGGTGGCCTCCTGGAGCACGGTGTGGAACTACGGCCCGGGCTGGGAGCTCCCGCTGCTGGCGGCGTACGGGGTCGAGCCGGACACCGAACGCCTCGCCTACTACCGCCTGTTGTGGGACGCGACCTAG
- a CDS encoding phosphotransferase, with protein sequence MSEENRATAPGPGPGEPIGTGRTADVFALPDGRVLRRYREGAEAWADAHAEAELMAYLAGHGYPVPAAWPGERPADLLMERLAGPTLAQAVTTGAVAPDAAGRILADLLLRLHALPPRTGARPGDRVLHLDLHPENVLLTARGPVVIDWATAAEGDPGLDVAMSAVVLAQALLGMPAFADAAPAVLVPLLRALPPLTEPHLARARARRAADPALDAADHARLDAAVALVRACAAAAAAAASES encoded by the coding sequence GTGTCCGAGGAGAACCGCGCCACGGCGCCGGGGCCGGGGCCGGGCGAACCGATCGGCACCGGCCGCACCGCGGACGTGTTCGCGCTGCCCGACGGGCGGGTGCTGCGCCGCTACCGCGAGGGCGCCGAGGCGTGGGCCGACGCGCACGCCGAGGCCGAGCTGATGGCGTACCTGGCCGGGCACGGCTACCCGGTGCCGGCCGCGTGGCCCGGCGAGCGGCCCGCGGACCTGCTGATGGAACGGCTGGCGGGCCCGACCCTGGCGCAGGCCGTCACCACCGGCGCGGTCGCGCCCGACGCCGCCGGGCGGATCCTCGCCGACCTGCTGCTGCGCCTGCACGCCCTCCCGCCGCGCACCGGCGCCCGGCCCGGCGACCGGGTGCTGCACCTCGACCTGCACCCCGAGAACGTGCTGCTCACCGCGCGCGGGCCGGTGGTCATCGACTGGGCCACCGCCGCCGAGGGCGACCCCGGCCTGGACGTCGCGATGAGCGCCGTCGTCCTCGCCCAGGCCCTGCTCGGCATGCCCGCCTTCGCCGACGCCGCCCCCGCCGTCCTCGTCCCCCTGCTGCGCGCCCTCCCCCCGCTCACCGAGCCCCACCTCGCCCGGGCCCGCGCCCGCCGCGCCGCCGACCCGGCCCTCGACGCGGCCGACCACGCACGGCTGGACGCGGCCGTCGCCCTGGTCCGCGCCTGCGCGGCGGCTGCGGCTGCGGCTGCATCCGAGAGCTGA
- a CDS encoding DUF350 domain-containing protein, with the protein MNDILHQLGYAAAYGAVGLVLLLLGVLLVDALTPGELRRQIWIERNRNAAVVLSSALLAIGAIVFTAVISTYQEFVKGLAAAAVFGLFGLLLMAVSFWVLDLVTPGKLGELLVDGEPHPAVWVTASTNLAVAAIVSAAIY; encoded by the coding sequence ATGAACGACATCCTTCACCAGTTGGGGTACGCGGCGGCCTACGGCGCGGTCGGCCTGGTGCTGCTGCTGCTCGGCGTCCTGCTGGTCGACGCGCTGACGCCGGGCGAGCTGCGCCGGCAGATCTGGATCGAGCGCAACCGCAACGCCGCCGTGGTGCTCAGCTCGGCGCTGCTGGCGATCGGCGCGATCGTGTTCACCGCGGTGATCTCGACCTACCAGGAGTTCGTCAAGGGCCTGGCCGCGGCCGCCGTGTTCGGCCTGTTCGGCCTGCTGCTGATGGCGGTCTCGTTCTGGGTGCTCGACCTGGTCACCCCCGGCAAGCTGGGCGAGCTGCTGGTCGACGGCGAGCCGCACCCGGCGGTCTGGGTGACCGCCTCCACCAACCTGGCCGTGGCGGCGATCGTCTCCGCCGCCATCTACTGA
- a CDS encoding diacylglycerol kinase: protein MSSLSTPVSRPPEDAGGPGPLLVLLDPSAREADGESVRIAKDVLCGGADVKVALPESPSELDRVLAHRGRRRAVVIGSDQALQRVLQALHRQRELDTDPVGLVPVGGPVATATARLLGVPAEPVAAARAVLAGTARRLALLLDDGGGVVLAEVRFTGPRQGRTGGWRSLWAKLAAAEQASPSNPEELRIEADGRLLADVHQRVRHLRVAVVDGGMELALDLDGRPLRHRAGRLTVAGRGFGYEADGCPVGPVRHRTWTVRPDSWRLLLPD from the coding sequence GTGTCGTCGCTGTCCACGCCCGTATCCCGCCCCCCGGAGGACGCCGGGGGCCCCGGGCCGCTGCTGGTGCTCCTCGACCCCTCGGCCCGGGAGGCCGACGGCGAGTCGGTGCGGATCGCCAAGGACGTGCTGTGCGGCGGCGCCGACGTCAAGGTCGCGCTGCCCGAGAGCCCGTCCGAGCTCGACCGGGTGCTGGCGCACCGGGGGCGGCGCCGGGCCGTGGTGATCGGCTCGGACCAGGCGCTCCAGCGGGTGCTCCAGGCCCTGCACCGGCAGCGGGAGCTGGACACCGACCCGGTGGGCCTGGTGCCGGTCGGCGGGCCGGTCGCCACCGCCACCGCCCGGCTGCTCGGGGTGCCCGCCGAGCCGGTCGCGGCCGCCCGCGCGGTGCTGGCCGGCACCGCCCGCCGGCTCGCCCTGCTGCTGGACGACGGCGGCGGCGTGGTGCTCGCCGAAGTGCGCTTCACCGGCCCGCGCCAGGGCCGGACGGGTGGTTGGCGTTCGCTATGGGCGAAATTGGCTGCGGCCGAGCAGGCGAGCCCTTCCAACCCGGAGGAGCTGCGGATCGAGGCCGACGGCCGCCTGCTCGCCGACGTCCACCAGCGGGTCCGCCACCTGCGGGTGGCCGTGGTCGACGGCGGGATGGAGCTCGCCCTCGACCTCGACGGCCGCCCGCTGCGCCACCGGGCCGGCCGGCTCACCGTCGCCGGGCGCGGTTTCGGCTACGAGGCGGACGGCTGCCCGGTCGGCCCGGTCCGCCACCGCACCTGGACGGTCCGCCCGGACTCCTGGCGGCTGCTGCTGCCCGACTGA
- a CDS encoding GNAT family N-acetyltransferase yields MVSKLPAPVVLTGRHVRLEPLTRAHVPDLFAAGGGDEEVWRWLPSPVPRTVADMAAVVDARLADRDCTPLAVVARASGRAVGVSCYLDADAADERLEIGGTWYGRSVWRTAVNTEAKLLLLAHAFEDLGTGRVCWKTDHLNERSQNAIRRLGASYEGTFRRARRRPDGSWRDSVYFSMLADEWPAARARLTERLAAG; encoded by the coding sequence ATGGTCTCGAAGCTGCCCGCACCCGTCGTCCTCACCGGCCGGCACGTCCGGCTGGAGCCGCTGACCCGCGCCCACGTGCCCGACCTGTTCGCGGCCGGCGGCGGGGACGAGGAGGTGTGGCGCTGGCTGCCCTCCCCCGTCCCGCGCACGGTGGCGGACATGGCGGCGGTCGTCGACGCCCGGCTGGCCGACCGCGACTGCACGCCGCTGGCGGTGGTGGCCCGGGCGAGCGGGCGGGCGGTCGGGGTCAGCTGCTACCTGGACGCCGACGCGGCGGACGAGCGGCTGGAGATCGGCGGCACCTGGTACGGCCGCTCGGTGTGGCGGACGGCGGTGAACACCGAGGCCAAGCTGCTGCTGCTGGCGCACGCCTTCGAGGACCTCGGCACCGGCCGGGTCTGCTGGAAGACCGACCACCTCAACGAGCGCTCGCAGAACGCGATCCGGCGGCTCGGCGCCAGCTACGAGGGCACCTTCCGGCGGGCCAGGCGGCGGCCGGACGGCAGTTGGCGCGACAGCGTGTACTTCTCGATGCTGGCCGACGAGTGGCCCGCCGCCCGGGCCCGGCTCACCGAACGGCTGGCCGCGGGCTGA
- a CDS encoding Fic family protein: MYQRLSGALAELNERFGGLPSPREAREIWDDIWHQEAHHSTALEGNTLVLREVEALLDQGRAVGAKPLKEYNEVQGYADAARWVYGQALEPDAWHDGRLITLGEVRHIHHVAMSPVWNVAPHPEATDREGPGSFREHDIHPFAEGMTPPKWPLVPPRVEEWVGEVCAFGKQIGGGEELGRPLPEVLAGIHNRFERIHPFLDGNGRTGRLVMNLVLVRLGYPPIIILKRQREAYLAALRRADAGDCGTLGELIARAMEDNLNRFIVPNVAGPARLVPLAALVDAEHSLAALRQAAQRGRLNAVQGPDGVWRSSRKSVAAYQADKHRRRPKSDGV; this comes from the coding sequence GTGTACCAGCGGCTGAGCGGGGCCCTGGCCGAGCTGAACGAGCGCTTCGGCGGGCTGCCGAGCCCCCGGGAGGCCCGAGAGATCTGGGACGACATCTGGCACCAGGAAGCGCACCATTCGACCGCGCTCGAAGGCAACACCCTCGTCCTTCGCGAGGTCGAGGCGCTACTCGACCAGGGCCGAGCCGTCGGTGCCAAGCCGCTGAAGGAGTACAACGAGGTCCAGGGCTACGCGGATGCCGCCCGTTGGGTCTACGGGCAGGCCCTTGAACCGGACGCATGGCATGACGGACGGCTGATCACGCTCGGCGAGGTCCGCCACATCCATCACGTCGCCATGTCGCCGGTCTGGAACGTCGCGCCCCATCCGGAGGCCACCGACCGGGAGGGCCCCGGCAGCTTCCGGGAACACGACATCCACCCGTTCGCGGAGGGAATGACGCCCCCGAAGTGGCCGCTCGTTCCTCCCCGTGTCGAGGAGTGGGTCGGCGAGGTCTGTGCCTTCGGCAAGCAGATCGGGGGCGGTGAGGAACTGGGCCGGCCGCTCCCGGAGGTCCTGGCCGGGATCCACAACCGGTTCGAACGCATTCATCCGTTCCTCGACGGTAACGGGCGAACAGGACGACTGGTGATGAACCTCGTCCTCGTCCGCCTGGGCTACCCGCCGATCATCATCCTCAAGAGGCAGCGGGAGGCTTACCTGGCCGCCCTGCGCCGCGCCGACGCCGGTGACTGCGGAACCCTCGGCGAGCTGATCGCCCGGGCCATGGAGGACAACCTCAACCGCTTCATCGTGCCGAACGTGGCCGGCCCCGCACGGCTGGTTCCGCTCGCCGCGCTGGTGGACGCAGAGCACTCCCTGGCCGCACTGCGGCAGGCGGCCCAACGGGGTCGGCTCAACGCCGTGCAGGGGCCGGACGGGGTGTGGCGCTCGTCCCGGAAGTCCGTGGCCGCCTACCAGGCCGACAAGCACCGGCGCAGGCCCAAGTCCGACGGGGTGTGA